One Terriglobales bacterium DNA segment encodes these proteins:
- a CDS encoding transporter: MTLQSLAKALLFVALLAPATATAQHVSLPPVDLGDTSFQDGVGGPGVLLQEILDSSYSGRLNGPHGEKLPGNNSIQASASVSELGYQTNKKFFGAFYGVEALLPVVHADVKTDLGVRGASGAMGDFIFSPLLLQWTGGKLFGKPISHRFDADFIFPTGRYSPNSSVNIGSHLVSANPNYAFTLFLAPRLETSWRFHYLWNSRNDDPAPVFKASSIQPGQAVHLNAALSYQVNSRLRAGIAGYYLKQITDPKVDGRTVFNAREQVGAIGPGLVVSTRPFDLYLHTFFEMGAENRPQGLKVVVRIFKVFPYNSAANH; the protein is encoded by the coding sequence ATGACTCTCCAATCTTTGGCGAAAGCACTGTTATTCGTCGCGTTGCTGGCGCCGGCAACGGCAACGGCCCAGCATGTATCCCTGCCACCGGTGGATCTTGGCGATACAAGTTTCCAGGATGGCGTTGGTGGGCCGGGCGTGCTGCTGCAGGAAATACTTGACTCGTCTTATAGTGGCCGTCTCAATGGCCCTCACGGAGAAAAGCTTCCAGGCAATAACTCCATTCAAGCATCTGCTTCGGTCTCCGAGCTTGGCTATCAAACCAACAAGAAATTTTTCGGCGCTTTCTACGGGGTTGAGGCCTTGCTGCCCGTGGTTCACGCGGACGTCAAGACCGATCTCGGTGTTCGCGGGGCATCGGGTGCAATGGGCGACTTCATTTTTAGCCCACTACTGCTGCAGTGGACGGGAGGTAAGCTATTCGGCAAACCAATCAGCCATCGCTTCGACGCTGATTTTATTTTTCCCACCGGCCGGTACAGCCCTAACTCCAGTGTCAACATCGGCAGTCACCTGGTGAGTGCCAATCCCAACTATGCTTTCACGTTGTTTCTTGCGCCGCGCTTGGAAACAAGCTGGCGATTTCATTATCTTTGGAATTCAAGGAACGACGATCCTGCCCCGGTGTTCAAGGCCAGCAGCATTCAACCTGGTCAAGCCGTGCATTTGAATGCAGCGCTGTCGTACCAGGTGAATTCGCGCTTGCGGGCGGGCATTGCGGGTTACTACTTGAAGCAAATTACCGACCCCAAGGTTGATGGACGCACTGTCTTCAATGCCCGAGAGCAGGTCGGAGCAATCGGGCCGGGCCTGGTGGTATCCACCAGGCCCTTTGACCTCTATTTGCATACCTTCTTTGAGATGGGCGCGGAGAATCGGCCGCAGGGATTGAAAGTCGTTGTCCGAATCTTTAAGGTCTTTCCCTACAACTCCGCTGCAAATCACTAG
- a CDS encoding response regulator yields MHTRVLLIEDSRFLREALEKSLTRKGFEVRMAADGEEGLRIAQEEGKFDLIVLDLFLPKLTGYDVLRRLQEDYATNDIPVLVLSGIAKENELRDLMNNGATQCLAKATLDLAAVVASAESCLHLKQRVA; encoded by the coding sequence ATGCATACCAGAGTGCTACTGATTGAAGATTCGAGGTTCCTGCGTGAAGCGTTGGAAAAATCTCTGACCAGAAAAGGATTTGAAGTTCGAATGGCGGCCGATGGTGAAGAGGGCTTAAGAATAGCGCAGGAAGAGGGAAAGTTTGATCTGATCGTGCTTGACCTCTTCCTGCCCAAGCTCACCGGGTATGACGTCTTAAGGCGCCTGCAAGAGGATTACGCAACCAACGATATTCCTGTCCTCGTGCTCAGCGGCATCGCCAAAGAGAATGAGCTCCGAGATCTGATGAACAACGGCGCTACCCAGTGCCTGGCTAAAGCAACCCTGGATCTGGCGGCGGTTGTGGCCAGCGCCGAAAGCTGTCTGCATCTGAAGCAACGCGTAGCATAG
- a CDS encoding GNAT family N-acetyltransferase: protein MHKRKTRSKHPGVEIRQAVAEDAALIAAVLLESFLEYRASYTEEGFSATTPKSDQVLARMSEGPVWVALHDNAIVGTASAVSKGTQLYIRGMAVVPTARGLKIGKLLLQYIESFAAAHGHRRLFLSTTPFLTHAIVLYEGLGFQRSNEGPHDLFGTPLFTMVKTLGHPAKAPLRGI, encoded by the coding sequence ATGCACAAGCGGAAGACGAGATCAAAACATCCGGGCGTAGAGATACGCCAGGCTGTTGCAGAAGATGCTGCCTTGATTGCGGCAGTCCTGCTCGAGTCGTTCCTGGAGTACAGAGCTTCTTATACGGAAGAAGGCTTTTCGGCAACTACTCCGAAGAGTGATCAGGTGCTTGCCCGTATGAGCGAAGGCCCGGTCTGGGTTGCGTTGCATGATAACGCTATTGTGGGCACGGCTTCCGCGGTGTCCAAAGGCACACAACTTTACATTCGTGGCATGGCGGTTGTTCCCACAGCAAGAGGTTTGAAAATCGGGAAACTGCTTTTGCAATACATCGAGAGCTTCGCTGCTGCACACGGCCACAGGCGTTTGTTTCTGAGCACGACGCCTTTCTTAACTCACGCGATCGTGCTCTATGAAGGCCTGGGTTTTCAGCGCAGCAACGAAGGTCCCCATGATTTGTTTGGAACACCGCTTTTTACTATGGTGAAGACTTTGGGCCATCCCGCTAAAGCTCCCTTGCGGGGGATTTAG
- a CDS encoding helix-turn-helix domain-containing protein: MKWRDMQKLAIDKAMRATKGDKLLVAALLGVGKTTIYRKIS, translated from the coding sequence ATGAAATGGCGCGATATGCAGAAATTGGCCATCGATAAAGCAATGCGGGCCACCAAGGGAGACAAGCTTTTGGTAGCGGCTCTACTGGGCGTGGGGAAGACGACGATTTATCGGAAAATCTCCTAG
- a CDS encoding peroxiredoxin — protein sequence MRILVVSLLFLVCASVLSFSADESQQPAAPAAGTKAPDFTLSSQEGKQVSLNQFQGKWVVLYFYPKDFTSGCTLEAHNFQRDMDKYEQKNAAIVGVSVDTVDSHKGFCTKEGLNFKLLSDADHTVSQKYGSAKDYQGQTYAARHTFLIDPTGTIRKVYLEVKPATHSDEVLADLQQLQASK from the coding sequence ATGAGGATTCTCGTTGTATCGCTGCTGTTTCTAGTGTGCGCGTCGGTGTTATCTTTCTCGGCTGACGAGTCACAGCAGCCCGCAGCCCCGGCAGCCGGAACTAAAGCTCCGGATTTTACCCTGTCATCTCAGGAGGGAAAACAGGTTTCATTAAACCAGTTTCAAGGCAAGTGGGTCGTACTTTATTTCTATCCCAAGGATTTCACCTCCGGTTGTACGTTAGAGGCCCACAACTTCCAAAGAGACATGGATAAATACGAGCAGAAGAATGCCGCCATCGTTGGAGTAAGCGTGGATACGGTGGACTCGCACAAAGGTTTTTGCACCAAGGAAGGCCTGAATTTCAAGCTGCTGTCTGATGCCGATCACACGGTGTCGCAGAAATATGGCTCGGCGAAGGACTATCAGGGTCAAACCTATGCAGCCCGCCATACTTTTCTGATTGATCCGACCGGCACCATCCGCAAGGTGTATCTTGAGGTCAAGCCGGCGACGCACAGCGACGAAGTGCTGGCAGACCTGCAACAACTGCAGGCCAGCAAATAA
- a CDS encoding sorbosone dehydrogenase family protein: MKFSRFVALVTMVSISSGAYLLHAQTKSHAKKKKTPAASATAPAPVIKAPVITTGKDAFIDYTQEKPGAYRKITVPDLPEPFATESIDNGPKVVPRPSGAWPQALPGFKVELYASELDNPRLIRTAPNGDIFLAESNPGVVKIFRGVTADGKAAETEVFATGFKKPFGIAFYPPGPDPQWVYIGNTDAVVRYPYHNGDIKAAGPKQVIVSNLPSGGFLRGGGHWTRDIAFSQDGKKMYVSVGSHSNKDDTDGNSVENRRADILEYNPDGSGFRIYAYGIRNAVGIAFQPETGELWASVNERDTLGDDLVPDYITHVEEGGFYGWPWYYMGGHYDPQHKGKHPELQSKVITPDVLLQPHFASLEMVFYESRQFPAEYHGDIFAAEHGSWNRHKRSGYEVIRVPLKKGKAGGEYEDFLTGFTTDDGNVWGRPVGVAVGNDGSLFVTDDGSNSIWRVSYVGK, encoded by the coding sequence ATGAAATTCTCTCGTTTCGTTGCGCTTGTCACCATGGTTTCGATTTCATCAGGAGCGTATCTGCTTCACGCTCAGACCAAAAGCCATGCGAAGAAGAAAAAAACTCCTGCTGCGTCTGCGACCGCTCCGGCGCCAGTCATCAAAGCTCCCGTGATCACTACAGGCAAAGACGCTTTCATTGATTACACCCAGGAAAAACCAGGCGCCTACCGCAAGATTACGGTGCCAGATTTGCCGGAGCCGTTTGCAACCGAGTCTATTGATAATGGACCGAAGGTTGTACCCCGTCCTTCGGGAGCCTGGCCCCAGGCCCTGCCCGGATTCAAGGTTGAACTCTACGCTTCAGAGCTCGACAATCCACGGCTCATTCGTACCGCTCCCAACGGCGATATCTTTCTTGCTGAGAGCAATCCCGGAGTGGTGAAGATATTCCGTGGCGTGACTGCCGATGGAAAAGCTGCGGAAACGGAGGTCTTCGCCACAGGTTTCAAGAAACCTTTCGGCATCGCTTTTTACCCTCCAGGTCCCGATCCACAGTGGGTTTACATCGGTAACACCGACGCAGTTGTCCGCTATCCTTATCACAATGGAGACATCAAGGCGGCCGGCCCGAAGCAGGTCATCGTCTCTAATCTGCCCTCTGGCGGTTTTTTGCGCGGCGGAGGCCATTGGACGCGCGACATCGCTTTTTCCCAAGACGGGAAAAAGATGTATGTTTCTGTTGGTTCGCACTCGAATAAAGATGACACTGACGGAAATTCTGTCGAAAACCGCCGGGCCGACATTCTGGAATACAACCCCGATGGCTCGGGCTTCCGCATTTATGCCTATGGCATTCGCAATGCTGTCGGTATTGCCTTCCAACCTGAGACCGGCGAATTGTGGGCCTCAGTCAACGAACGCGACACCTTGGGCGATGACCTTGTTCCCGATTACATCACTCATGTTGAGGAAGGCGGATTCTACGGCTGGCCCTGGTACTACATGGGTGGACACTATGATCCCCAGCACAAAGGCAAACATCCTGAACTTCAGAGCAAAGTAATAACTCCCGATGTGCTTCTGCAACCCCACTTTGCTTCGCTGGAAATGGTTTTTTACGAAAGCAGGCAGTTCCCTGCCGAATATCACGGCGATATCTTCGCCGCGGAGCACGGCTCCTGGAACCGTCACAAGCGTTCAGGATATGAGGTGATTCGCGTACCTCTTAAGAAAGGTAAAGCTGGAGGCGAATACGAAGACTTCCTGACCGGCTTTACCACCGACGACGGCAACGTCTGGGGACGCCCCGTGGGTGTTGCTGTCGGCAATGATGGTTCATTGTTTGTCACCGACGATGGCTCCAACTCGATTTGGCGAGTCAGTTACGTAGGCAAGTAG
- a CDS encoding DUF3857 domain-containing protein — protein sequence MKAADKAPDWMHEAARQTLPAYPPETVAVILLDERNTTVKDNGEIETLYRRAYKILRPEARDEYGTVVVNFDSETKLSYLKAWAIPPTGPEYQVNEKDAIESGWTEDLYSDERRKGLQLPAVEPGSIVGYEFVQKERPYVFEDIWQLQHQIPVRHSRLTLNLPAGWEMATYWSNYAEVKPQPDGPTQYVWETENLPAVEHEDDMPSWLAVAGRLTVKYYPRDSALRAKSSGSWRDIGLWYAQLTADRRQPTPEIQKKVAELTSNAPTLLDKMQALASFMQHDIRYVEIQIGIGGLQPHSADAVFRNRYGDCKDKVTLLSTMMHEIGVESYYVIVDTQRGIVVPETPSIAGNHAILAIRLPESVPSANLYAIVQHPKLGRLLFFDPTSSYTPFGYLPYYLQDSYGLVAAPEGGELVHTPLLAPSASRLTRSAKFTLSPTGMLSGDVDEVRSGGEAASRRAEFQAVQPAERAKVVENIVGNSVNNFSIKSASVGNLDQYNLALTLKYNFVAENYARSSGNLLLVRPRVLGQKGGALGKEKDKKRLYPVELRDPSLQTDDFEITLPPGYVVDELPQPVEAKCDYGYYSSVVEVNGNTLHYKRTYEIKDVAVPAEKLDAFRDFLHQINSDERQSAVLRKAAN from the coding sequence ATGAAGGCGGCTGACAAAGCTCCCGACTGGATGCACGAAGCGGCACGGCAGACCCTGCCCGCGTATCCGCCCGAGACGGTTGCGGTCATCCTGCTGGATGAACGCAACACCACGGTCAAGGACAACGGTGAAATCGAGACGCTGTACCGGCGTGCCTATAAAATCCTGCGCCCGGAGGCGCGCGACGAATACGGCACAGTCGTAGTCAATTTTGATAGCGAGACCAAGCTCTCATATCTGAAAGCCTGGGCCATCCCGCCGACCGGGCCCGAGTATCAGGTGAATGAAAAGGACGCCATCGAAAGTGGATGGACTGAAGATCTCTATAGTGACGAACGTCGCAAAGGTTTGCAGCTTCCAGCGGTTGAACCTGGAAGCATTGTCGGTTACGAGTTCGTGCAGAAGGAGCGGCCGTACGTATTCGAGGATATCTGGCAGCTACAACATCAAATTCCGGTGCGCCATAGCCGTCTCACGCTAAACCTTCCTGCTGGTTGGGAAATGGCTACATACTGGTCCAACTATGCGGAGGTCAAGCCCCAGCCCGATGGGCCCACTCAGTACGTATGGGAGACGGAGAATCTGCCGGCGGTTGAGCACGAAGACGATATGCCATCGTGGCTGGCCGTTGCCGGGCGTCTGACGGTGAAATATTATCCGCGCGATTCTGCATTGCGCGCCAAGAGCAGCGGATCGTGGCGTGATATTGGGCTGTGGTATGCGCAGCTTACCGCTGATCGCCGACAACCCACTCCGGAGATTCAAAAAAAGGTGGCAGAGTTAACCTCGAATGCTCCAACGCTACTCGACAAGATGCAGGCTTTGGCGTCTTTTATGCAGCATGATATACGCTACGTCGAGATCCAGATTGGCATTGGCGGTCTTCAACCGCATTCTGCCGATGCAGTCTTCCGTAACCGCTATGGGGATTGCAAGGACAAGGTGACGCTGTTGAGCACCATGATGCATGAAATCGGCGTTGAGTCCTACTACGTTATCGTGGATACTCAACGAGGCATTGTTGTCCCCGAGACCCCTTCTATTGCTGGCAATCATGCTATCTTGGCCATTCGGTTGCCGGAAAGCGTTCCCAGCGCCAACTTGTACGCAATTGTCCAACACCCCAAACTGGGCCGTCTTTTGTTTTTTGATCCCACAAGTTCGTATACGCCTTTTGGCTATCTGCCTTACTACCTTCAGGATAGCTATGGACTTGTAGCGGCACCGGAGGGAGGCGAATTGGTGCACACGCCTTTGCTGGCGCCTTCTGCCAGCCGTCTAACTCGTTCAGCGAAATTTACGCTGAGTCCTACGGGGATGCTTTCGGGAGACGTGGACGAGGTCCGCTCGGGAGGGGAGGCGGCTTCCCGTCGCGCAGAGTTTCAAGCGGTGCAACCGGCAGAGCGCGCAAAAGTAGTGGAAAATATCGTCGGCAATTCAGTGAACAATTTTTCCATCAAATCGGCATCTGTGGGGAACCTTGATCAGTACAATCTTGCATTGACGTTGAAGTATAACTTCGTTGCAGAAAACTACGCACGCTCTTCGGGTAATCTATTATTAGTACGCCCACGCGTACTCGGGCAAAAAGGCGGGGCACTGGGAAAAGAAAAAGACAAGAAACGCCTTTACCCGGTGGAGTTACGCGATCCCTCCCTGCAGACCGATGATTTCGAGATTACGCTTCCGCCGGGCTACGTTGTGGACGAGCTGCCGCAGCCGGTCGAGGCCAAATGCGATTACGGATATTACTCCAGCGTGGTCGAAGTCAACGGCAATACGCTGCACTACAAGCGCACGTACGAGATTAAGGACGTAGCTGTGCCTGCAGAGAAGCTGGATGCATTCCGCGATTTCTTGCACCAGATCAATTCCGATGAACGGCAGAGCGCCGTGCTGCGCAAGGCAGCCAACTGA
- a CDS encoding PilZ domain-containing protein, whose protein sequence is MKENEVMRLEGVLLSHDAQVLCVMNQVLDNFEIETEVCTESDSALDAVSSRKLDTLIVDWNGGDQPAEVLSAIRKSQDNAKSTVLVMVDGTPDMQAATRAGANFIMHKPINFEQATRCLRAAYGTMLQQRRRAARYAVDVPVTLNIVGGGQVEGKITDLSVGGLAFYSKQALQVGQQVSFGFKLAGSSTLIHITGKVVNTDGKNRAGICFTFVPPSEFTVLKQWLSTRIAKLMDQQVFADYANRLN, encoded by the coding sequence ATGAAAGAAAATGAAGTAATGCGGCTTGAAGGTGTTCTGCTCAGCCACGATGCTCAAGTGCTCTGTGTAATGAACCAGGTGCTTGATAATTTCGAGATTGAAACTGAAGTCTGCACCGAGTCTGACTCGGCGCTCGATGCCGTCTCCAGCAGAAAGCTGGATACCTTGATTGTAGATTGGAACGGCGGCGACCAACCCGCAGAGGTTTTGAGTGCGATACGCAAATCTCAGGACAACGCCAAGTCCACCGTGCTGGTGATGGTGGATGGCACCCCGGATATGCAGGCTGCAACCCGCGCCGGCGCCAACTTCATCATGCACAAGCCTATCAACTTCGAGCAGGCTACACGTTGCCTGCGTGCTGCCTACGGGACCATGCTTCAGCAGCGCCGGCGCGCGGCGCGCTATGCGGTTGATGTTCCGGTGACCCTGAATATCGTTGGCGGGGGCCAGGTGGAAGGCAAGATTACCGACCTCAGCGTTGGCGGGTTAGCGTTTTACAGCAAGCAAGCCCTGCAGGTGGGCCAACAGGTATCTTTCGGCTTCAAGCTTGCGGGATCTTCTACTCTTATCCATATAACCGGCAAAGTGGTAAACACAGACGGCAAGAACCGTGCGGGCATTTGCTTCACCTTCGTGCCTCCGAGTGAGTTCACTGTGCTGAAGCAATGGCTGTCAACCCGCATAGCCAAGCTGATGGACCAGCAGGTTTTCGCCGATTACGCCAACCGGCTGAACTAA